The genomic stretch GACCTGGGCAATTACAAATCTTGAGACTTCTCAGGAAATATTTAAAGAAGTTGGAAAAATTACTTCTATAGAAATTCAGGTGGAGGATTCAGCGGTATTTTCGGCAGATATCATAGGTAATAGCATAAGTACTGCCTTACAAGGAAGGGATGTTTCCATAACGAACTGGAAGGAACAGAATGAGCAGCTGCTAAGTGGGTTGAAAGGTCAGAGTATATCCAGTTATATGATACAGATATTCGTACTTATATCTGTTGTGCTTGGAATAGCCAGTGTTCTTGCTATATCGGTATTGCAGAAATCAAAGCAGATAGGCATTTTAAAAGCCATGGGTATGAAAAACAGGATGGCGTGTTATGTTTTTCTCTCACAAGGGATTATTCTTGGAGGCTTCGGAGCGGTGTTGGGAATTGTTCTTGGTCTCGGCTTATCCTATGGATTTAGTACCTTTGCATTAAATCCTGATGGTACCCCAATCGTTGCATTATATCTAAACAAAGGATTTATTAGTATATCTGTATTGGTGGCATTGCTGTCTTCCGTAGCGGCTTCCTTACTGCCGGCTGTAAAATCATCCAGATTAAATCCAGTAGATATTATACGCAATAATTAATGAAACCAGGAGGTAAAAGATGAAGCATGTTATGGAATTAAAAAATATCAATAAAATATACGGCTCAGAAATCCAGAACCAGGTACTTTATGATATTAACTTAAATATAGAAAAAGGATCCTTTAATTCGATTATCGGACAGTCAGGAAGCGGAAAAACAACTCTTCTTAATATTATGGGAACCCTGGACCAACCTACTTCTGGTGAGATTCATGTAAATGGTCTTAAGATCAATAAGCTGCCGGTTAATCAACTGGCCGAAATTCGTAACAGGACCATCGGATTTATTTTTCAGTTTCATTATCTCCTGCCTGAATTCACTGCCTTGGAAAATGTACTGATGCCCTATGAGATACAGTATGGAAAAGGAGGGAAAAAAAGAAGGAGTGAAGCCGAGGAGTATCTGGAGCTGGTTGGGCTTAAAGATGTTATTAACAATCCTTCCTCCAAAATGTCCGGCGGCCAACAGCAGAGAACTGCAATTGCAAGGGCTCTGATGAATTCTCCGGAGATTATTCTGGCTGATGAGCCAACTGGCAATCTGGATTCGGATTCTGCAGAGACAATATATGAACTTCTTCGCAAGATCAATGGAGAAAAAGGAACCACTTTTGTTATTATTACCCATGACAACAGAATAGCAGAGAAGACAGATCGTATTATTGAAATAAAGGATGGCAGAATTGTAACCGATACGAACAGGATATGATCCTGTTCGTATCGGTCAGGTTTCAGGTATAAGCCTTTCTGACTCATTGAGAAGCTCAAATTTATTGAAATATAGAAGTGTTACCTTTGCGTATACTCACTTTTAGCTCTTCATCTTCGGTTTTAATGTGATAATAACCTCTTATATCGGCATTTATTGTATTCATCACTGCAGTACGCATGCGCTCCATTATTCGCTCCAGACTAAAATCTTTTAATGTATCAACATTTAATTTATGTTTTTCTTCACTGCTTAGTTTATAAAAAGCATCCTCCATTTCCTCCCACTCCTTCTCGGTTCTGGTTTTAAAGGTAAGGAGCAGGTCAATAGATTTCGTAAATTCTATATCCGATATTAATTTATTGAAAATATCCATCATTGTAATACCTGTTTTTGAATCAACATTGGTTGAAAAATTCTTAATGGAAGCAAGAGCTTCTTTTGACATTAGTAATTCCTTGGAAATAATGGTATCTTCTGTGGTATCCCACCCCATCAATCTGGCGGGAGTGGTGCCTAAAGCCGCTGCTAGACTCTCGATTCTTTCCGATGGAATATTAGGAATAGTACCATTTTCGTATTTGTGCAGTGTAGAACGTCCGATACCGACTTTGTTTGCAACCTCTTCCAAAGTGAGATCTAACTCAATTCTTTTTGCTTTTAAATTTTCTTTTAATCCCATGTTACGCACCTCCATATTCTCTAGTATATCATTAATTTCTAATTAAGCAACAAAAATTAGAATATTTCATTAAAAAGTTGCTTGACAGTGGAAAATATTAAGCTTATAATGTTTCTTATAAGGAAACAATACGTGATTGTATATACATAGATAATTCAGTATTAGCGTGAGATATCAATATATATTTAAACAAAGAATTTGAATACTTTATATAGTACATATAATCAATCATATAAATGGATTCAGATATAGATAATCAGTCATGTAAATGGATTCAGAAAAAAATTTACCACAAAAGTTTCCTAATGAGAAACTTTTGCACCAAGTAGTGTGTTCAGATTAATATAGTAATATATAGTATGAAGAAAAGGCGGATTTGTCAGAGTACGATTAAGTTATTGTATTTACGAAAGTAAAATAACTACAATTTATTAAAAAGAAAAAGGGGTTGAGTGAATGAGTAATGAAGAATTGATTGAGCTCATAAAGAAAGGCGAGGATGTTACCGGAAATATGAGTCAACTATATAGAAGGAATCAAGGTATCATATTTTCAATTGTTAAAAAGTATAGCTATGCCTGCAAAGCAAGTTATGGCTGTGCAGCAATAATAGAATTAGAAGAGTTAATGCAGGAGGCTTACTTTGGATTGGTAAAAGCAGTAGAGAAATACGATGTCACACAAGGTGTTTTATTTATGTCTTATGCACCTTTCTGGATAAGACAAGCGATTAAAAGGTTTCTGGAGGACAGTGGGCAGTTTATTCGTGTACCGGTTCATACCCAGGAGAAAATTCATCGGTATAATCAGTTATCTTCTCATTATATGTATAATTTAAACAGGCAGCCAACCAAAGAGGAGTTTGCCTCGACGCTGCAAATGTCAGTCAAAGAGGTAGAACAGCTTCAAAGATTTATGTATAGAAATAAAGTCAGCAGTCTGGATAGAGTAGTAGCTGATGGAGCTGATGAGGATATAAGCTATTCTGAAACAGTACCTGGCGAGACTGATGTGGAAACTGAAGTTGTGGAAAAGGTGGCCAATCAGCAGCTAAAGGATGAATTGTGGATTGTAATTGATAAAATTCTTAAGGATGAAAAGAAGATGCAGCTGATCAGAATGAGGTATATAGATAATAGGAACATGGAGGACATTGGAAAATACTACAATATAAGCAGAACTGCTGTAAAACAGTCCATAGATTACAGTCTTAAATTAATAAAACGCAATGCACAGATAAGACAATTAGCTGTTCAAACAGGCTTATGGGATGAGAATAAGCCCTTTACCGAAGAGAAGATCAAAAGATTATGTAAGTGGGGGCATTATGAAGGTTTAGATGAGAAAGAATTGAACTATGCGAAACAAAGAGGATGGGTGCCGGAACAACATATTAAGTGAAGTAATTCTTTTAAGCTGCACAATGCAAGAATGGTATGAATCCGCTTGAATCGATGAAACATGAGTTAGGCGTTAAAGAAAGAGGTGTTATAATATGCCTGCCTAAGGCTGAATTATAACACCTCTTTTGCTATTGTTCTCCATATAACCAGTTTGATTCAGCAATCAGAAAATCATCATTATGGACAGAATAAGAGGAGTAGTGATTAGAGCTATGGAACAGCTTTTCACATTTTTTACAATGTGGTTCCTCCGTATTATATAATTCCTGCCCACAAAAATGGCAGTTAGCAATACGGTAAACAAATCCATTATACTCCTTATTATAAAAATGATTATAGATGGTTTTATCTAGTGCATCCAGTGTATGGATCGACTTTCTGTGCCATCTTCTGTAATCATTAAATGCATAATGTGCAGCTTCATAGGAAATGTCAAATTGTTTTGACACCTGTACGTAGTTTTTGCAAGCAGCATAATGTATGGCGATTCTGGGAGCTATAAAGAAACTTGCGAAAGTGTCAGCTTCTTTTTCGTGCAAAGGAGTCCTGGGTTCTGAGTGCTTTAAAGCAATGTGAGCAATCTCATGGGCAAGTGAAAAGTATATTCTGCCTGGTAGTTGAGCATCGTTGTAATATACGGTTTTCTTTAAAGTAAAGGCATCTTTGCTGAAAGACATACATTTTTCGTATTTTTTTGGTTTCTGTGCAGAGTAAGGTTCAATTTTCATGCCATATGCTTCCAAAACTTCAGTACAGTCGATTGGAAAGGACTTTATATTACATTTTTGAAATACCTCTAAGGTTGTTAATTTTATTATGTTGTAATCCATAGAACCACCTTTTTGATTATTCATCGTCATCGGAATACATTTCAGTTATAAACTCTATGGCTTCCTCTCTGGTCATCTTCTTACCATTTCTGGCAACCAGGGAACGAATATCCTCTTCTGTAGGTACGTATCGTTCTTTCTTTTTGGGCATACTAGGGTTATTATCCGTGTACTGAGGTATATATGTAAGTTCAGTCACACGGTTAACGGCTACGCTTTTTCCTTTTTCATTCAGCTTATTGAATTCCTTTAGCAACATATTCTCATCTTCTGAATTTTCGTATGGGGATTGGGAGTGCAGCCTGGAAGCCTGGGGCATAAGTAAATTTGTTTTTCCTTCTTCCAGTCCCTCCTGTGTGCCATACATCCTAACAAGTCGTGTATAAACTGCTGTGTCATTGATTCTGTCCTCTATGGTTTTGGTGTTTAGTAACATTGCGGCATAGTTATCAAAGGTAGGGTGTTCCAGCTCATAATTCCATCCGGAAAGGCTTCGTGAAAAATAAGCTCGTATCACTTCTATCCAGGCATTTACTCTGGTCTCAAAACTATTATCGTAATTAGAAGCTAGATTAAGGTATTTGTTCTTTTCGTTTTCGATTACCGGTAATGGATAAAAGTCACCATAAAATCTTGATGCCAACAAGTATTTTCTATGAAATTCATCGTGAGTACGGCGCTCGGTTATATCTGAGGCATAATACATCATACCACATTCCTGGCAGGTAACAATACCATTTTTGCCCAGAAGGTATTCTAAAGGTACATTAAAAAAATCTGCAATCTTCTGCATCTTGTCAGATTTAGGAGTACTTTTACCCTTTTTCCACTCTGAGAACACGGTCTGGTTAATTCCGGTTTCTCTTGCTACATCTGCAGTCCTGCAACCCTTTTCACTTAATAAAAGCTCATAAACTTCATACATAATAATACCTCTTTCAATAAAATTAGGAAAATCTAATTACAGACTTGACAACTTAGGATATGCTATATATAATTAAAACATGTACTTAGGATATTCTAATTAATTGACGAAATATAGCGAATGAACTGTTACCTATATTATATAGGAAATTCGAAGTTGTGTCAAATTAAAATTAGAAAATTAGAAAAATAGAAATTATGATATCAATTAAGGGGGAAGGTATTTACGATGGATACGTTAAGGGAAAGTAGACAAAGCCAATCCAGCAGGATAATTATCCCTATTGAGATAAGGAAAGTTTCAGTGTTAAAGGGGAGAGATATAAGAATATCGTTAGAAGGGATAACTAGATATGTAAATTATGGCGAACCAATTGATTCAGGTAAAAGCCGTAATAATATCACTGGCAGGAAGGGGTCTCCCTTGGCGAATAATACAGTAAACCTGGAAGTCTATAAACGGGATATTGGCTGTATACTGTGTTCTGAAACAGAAGGGCTGGTGGAACTAAATGGGTATACCATATGTTCAAAGTGTTCAGGGATTATTTTGAGATAATGGAATAAAAGCTGCTATTTGCAGATAGGCAGGAAAAAGGAATATTACAGAGAAATCTGGTTTGAAAACAGGTGCTATCTATACCTGTTGGAGAGGAGTGTTTGGGTGAACATACAAGTGACAGATGATTTTATTGAAGAAGCTATAAGAAAAGCGATCAAAGAATACAGTATCGAACAGAGGACTGAAAGAAACAGGAAAGCTCTGCATAACACGAAGTTATTGCTTAAGAACTACAGTAAATTGAAAAAAAGTGTTGAGGCAGGAATGGCTGATATAACAAGATATGATAAGTTCAACCATTATCAAACGAAGGCAGATGAGTTATATGTGGAAAGCATTAAAAGAAGTAAGATGAGAAGTTTGATTGTGGTGACACATATAGATAATGCGCTGGCAGTAATAAAGGAAGATTATGAGAAGAAAGGGCTGCAAGAAAAATATGAAGCATTTGAAAGCTGCATATTGGACGAGATGAACTATGATGATGCGGCATTGATCTATAGTTCCAGTAAAGCTTCTATAAGCCGCTGGATAAATGAAATAACCATAGAAGTCAGTGTATTATTGTTTGGGATAGAGGGATTGGAACTCATTTGAAACAAATATGAAATAAAGACGAAATTAACCGGACATATGAAATATGTTAATATTAAAGTATAAGGGAATAGAGTTGAACAAGAAAGCATTTAGCTGCCTTCAGCAGTTGAGTGCTTTCTTTCTATTCAGCAGCTGGCTCCTGACACAGATGCAGGAAGTTGGGCTAAGTGTTGCTTCTGTCCGGAATGACGTAAAACTATCAAAACTCCGCCGGAGAATAACGGCCAGATCCCAATACCCGGAGAGCGGGAATAACTATCTATGGAGGAAGCGAAATGAAGTGGATACGAAAATTAATAGAAGGAGCCTTGATAAACGGTGATGGCCGTATTGATCTGGAGAGCCTGATGAAACAAATCAATGAAGAATTCCCTAGAAATGCGGTACCAAAATCAGAATTTAATCAGGCGAAGAAAAAACTGAAAACAGCTATGGCAGCCATTGAAATCCTGAGAGAGAGTAAAAGTGAAAAAGAGATGTTGCTTGAAATTATCAAGCAGCAGGAAGCGACAATCCAAAAGCTTCAATATGATGTCGTCAATACAATAAAATCATATTCTCTGAATAAACAATTCGGTAAAGCAGGAATCCAGGATCCGGATTACCTGAGTTACAGGCAAAGAGGTCTTGATGGGTTTCAACTTGAGAACAAAGAGAAACCCATGGTTATAGAAGAGCTTATTAAATCTCTTAAGGAGGAATTGGATGGTAAAGGATATTGTTAATGGCATTGTTGCAATGCTGGAAGCAACTTACGGAGAGGATATTCATATCTATACGGACGGGGTCCAGAATGAGCTTACGATGCCTTGCTTTTTGGTGAAGCTGATTAAGGGAAGCCGTAAACAGATGATGAGTAACCGATTATACCTGGAGCATTCATTTGATATTCAGTATTTCCCGGGTACTGTGAATAAAAACAGTGAAATATCAGAGATAGTTCCCGGTCTTTCGGCCTTGGAGTATATTATGTCAGATGGAAAACTGCTCCGTGGTACCAAAATGAATTATGAGATTACAGAAGAGATACTGCATTTTTATGTGCAATATAATTGCTTTGCATACACTTCCAAAGAAGAGAGTGACAAAATGCAGTCTTTCAATGTAAAAAGTGATTTAAGGAACTAGTGCTTGTGGCACTTAGTTTGCAGAATATGAGAAAGGTATGGTTCTAAATATGGCGAAAGCAAAAATCATACAGGAAGAAAATATTGAACCTGTAACATTTACGAAGAAACAGTTAGCAGCAAGTAAAAAATATGCCGAAAAAAAAGATCTGCTCAATGCCCTGCTGGCAGAGGACAGAGCTTATTCAATATCGGAAGTCGAGGGAATTCTTGAGGGTTTCCTGAAAGGTAAGGTGATTTCATGTTAGGTGGCGGAACATTTACAACACAAAACAAGGTAATTCCTGGTGCTTACATTAATTTTGTAAGTGCTGCCAATGCTTCATTATCCTATTCTGACAGAGGGTTTGTAGCATTTCCACTGGTGCTCGATTGGGGTACAGATGGGGAGGTATTTACTGTAACACAGGGAGAGTTTCTGACAAACTCTCAGAAACTCTTTGGATACGCTTATACAAGTGATAAGTTAAAGGGCCTAAGAGATTTATTCCAACATGCTCAGACCTGTTATTTCTACAAATTAAATGGGGGAGTGAAAGCCTCCAATGCATTTGCAACAGCAAAGTGTAAAGGAGTAAGAGGCAACAGTCTCAAGACAGTTATTGCCGTGAACGCAGACGATAATGACAAATTTGATGTAGCCACTTATCTGGATACAGCCCTGGTGGATTCTCAGACCGTTGCAGCGGCATCTGAACTGGTGGCAAATGATTATGTGGAGCCTGTAAAAACAGCTGAACTTGCAGTTACAGCCGGAACACCACTAACAGGAGGCACCAATGGGGAAGCAGTGACAGGTACAGATTATCAGAATTTCTTAGCAAAGATTGAAAGTTATTCTTTTAACATCCTGGCCTGCCCATCTGATGTAGCAGAAGTAATTGCTTTGTTTGTGGCTTTTACCAAACGTATGAGAAATGAAGTGGGTGTAAAGTTCCAGACAATCGTATATCGTACGGCAGCAGATGATGAAGGTGTAATCAATTTAAAAAATGCTATTACGGATAATAACGTAGATTTCCCGGTATATTCCTTAATGTACTGGCTGGCCGGCAGGGAAGCAGCCTGCGAAGTAAATAAAGATCTGACGAACAAAGCCTATACTGGAGAATTTAAGGTTGATACCAATTATAGTCAGCAGGCTTTAGCCCAGGGAATAGGTGCCGGTGAGCTGCTGTTCCATAAGGTAGGGGATAGCATCAGGGTTTTAAATGATATTAATTCCCTGATTTCCTTTACAGAAGAAAAGAGCAGGGATTTTTCGAACAACCAGGTTATCAGAGTTCTGGATCAGGTAGGCAATGACATTGCTGCGATTTTCAACACGAAATACATAGGGAATATTCAGAACAACAGTGCCGGCCAGAGTCTGCTTTGGAATGATGTTATTAGCTATTTGGATGCATTATCACAGATCGGTGCCATTGAAGGAATTATAAAGGATGAGGTTATTGTTTCACAAGGTACTGCAAAAGATTCAGTTGTTGTAACTTGCCCGGTTACCCCGGTAGCAGCTATGAAGAAGCTGTACATGGAAGTTGCTGTAAATTAAAAGAAAGAAGGTAAAAAAATATGGCGAATGCTATTATGAATGCTCAGGACGCAATTAGTGCCTCACTGGCTGAATGCTATGTAACGATTGGGACGCAAGTATATAATTTCATGCAGGCTATCAATCTTGAAGCTAAAATGGAAAAGACCAAATCAGAAGTTCCGATTCTTGGTAGGACTGGAAAGGGTAATAAGACTACAGGATGGAAGGGAACCGGATCAGCAACCTTCCATTATAATACGTCAATCTTTAGAAGTTTACTATATGATTATAAGAACTCAGGAAAGGATATGTATTTTGATATACAGATAATAAATTCTGATCCTACTTCTACTATTGGCACCCAGGAAATTATACTAAAAGGTTGTAATATGGATGGAGGGATACTCGCAAAATTTGATGCCGATGGTGAGTATCTTGAGGAGGATATGGACTTTACCTTTGAAGATTGGGAAATGAAGAAAGGTTTTGATGTAATAAAAGGAATGCGTATGTAAGTCATAGAGACTGTTGCATTTAAAGTAATTTAGCGGAAGAGCTCCAGGTTCACTGCCACACACAGGATATCTGCACATTATTAGCAGGTGAAGAATTAATCGCAAGAATAGTTCCTTACAGGCATGATAGATAAATATCGTCTTTCAACGGTGTATTGCAGGAGAACCAGGAGTCTCTTCCCATTTTATGTTGAATATAAGTTGAATTTAAGTATATTCCTTCAAAGCAATGAAAGCATAGATAAGAAGATTATTTATGTTTTGGCAGGTATTATACTTCATTCACCTTATATGATTGCTATTTATCTTATTACAATAATCGGAGGATATAAATATGAGTGAATTGAGTATGTTCTTTGCGGAAAACGCATTAAAAGAGGAAAATGTGAAATTTGTAGCATCAAAGAGGTTTCTGAAAAAGTCCGGTAAGCCGGTGGAGTGGGAATTGTGCTGTATTTCTTCCAAAGAGGACGAAGATATCCGAAAAGCCTGCACCAGGAAAGTGCCGGTACCCGGGAGAAAAGGTCAGTTTACAACAGAAACCGATGGGAATATGTATCTTGGCAAACTGGCAGCAAAATGCGTAGTGTATCCTGAGCTTAACGATGCCGGGTTACAGAATTCCTATGGTGTATTAGGTGCTGACAACCTGTTAAAGGTTATGCTTAAGAGCGGAGAGTATTCCGACCTTATACTAAAAGTCCAGGAAATCAACGGATTTAATACGGATACGGAAGAGCTGGTAGAAGAAGCAAAAAACTAATTGAAACCGACGGCGAGGCAAGTATTCTTTATTACTGTATACTGAAGCTCCATTGGAAACCATGGGAGTACATGCAGCTAAGTCTTAAGGAAAAGGCCTTTGTCATCGCGTCGGTTGAAAAGAAGATCAAAGCTGACCGGGAAGCGGATAGAAGAGCCAGAGCAAAGAGAAAGTAGGTGAGATATGGGGTCAGTAGAAAACGCCATCGAGGTATACGATGGGGCAACACTAGCACTGCAGAACATGAATACTGCCTTGGCAAGAACAGGGCAGCGTTTTGATGATGCCTTTAGCGGAGGCCGCTTCGGTGCTGCTTTAAATGGCCTTAATATGATTAATGTATTCATAGATAAGATAGAAACTAACATTGACCACAGCACGACTACACAGAAGGCCTTCGTTCATGAGATTAATCTGGGTACGCAGGCAGAAGCGAAATTGCAAGCACAAATTGCAGCATCCAACGATGAACAAAAGAAGATTCTAAGTCCTATCGAAGAAGCCATAAAGCTTCAGAATAAATTGACAGAATCATTAAGCAATAGTACTTCAGCAGTCGTTGCATTGGTTGATAAAGCCAAAAGCATTGGAGTATCTTTTCTTGATACGGGCAAAAAGATAATGGGCGCATCTGATGAAATGAACCAGACGAAAATGAAGCTGGATGCTATAAATAAAGGATTACAAACCTCAGAACAATTTTCCCAGAAGGTCTTTGAAGCCGCTGAGCGGTCCAGAACAAGTTATGCAGATACCGCTGATATGGTCTATGCACTTGGTACAAAAGCGAAAGGTGCCTTTAGCAATGAGGATGAATTGATTGCTTTCACTGAATTAATGAATAAGAATTATAAGATTGGTGGTGCTAGTGCACAAGACCAGGCAAATTCCATGTCGAAGTTATCAGAAGCAATGAGTGCGGGCGGTATTCAGGGAGATGGATATAAGGATATCTTACAAAATGCTCCATTACTGGCCGCATCTATCGAAGATTACATGACAAATGTACAGAAGGCAAAGGGATCTATGGGAGATTGGGCAGCGGAAGGTTTACTGACTGCTGATGTAATCAAAGCTGCTATGTTTCTTTCAGGTCAAACGGTAGAAGAGCAGTTCGGTAAGCTACCAATTACCTGGGCAGAGGTAAGTAACAGCATTAAGGACAATGGGCAGATGGCTTTCCAGGCTGTATTGGAAAAGATAGGGAAAATAACAGGGAGTACCGCATTTCAGACTTTTAAGAACAATTTGATAACTGGGTTTCAAGCTATAGGTATGGTTGCTTCCCAGCTCTTTGATGTAATAGCCGGAATCGGAAACTTCTTTACGGACAATTGGGGGATGATAGCACCTTTTATTTACGGTATAGTTGTAGCTGTGGTGATATATACAGGGGTTTTGACTGCTCTGAATATTGTGCAGGGCATATCAAATGGCTTAAAGGCGGCAGCAGCACTGAGAGCGGGGATTTTAGCAACGCAACAGGCATTTGCAGCAGGGGCAACCTTTACTGAAATGGTTGCAGTTCAAGGATTAAATGCGGCGCTTTTAGCTTGTCCGTTGACTTGGATTATACTAGTAATCATAGCTGTTATAGCAATTATTTATGGTGTCGTAGCTGCAATAAACCATTTCGCAGGTACATCTTTAAGTGCGACTGGTTTAATTGCAGGAGCGTTCATGTGGCTTGCAGCACTTATTGCTAATGTATTTATAGGTGCTATAAATGGGATGATTCAATACTTCTATACCACTTTTGTAGAACCTTTCATCGGAATCTTCGAATGGATTTTTAATGTAATAAATGGTGGATTTGACAGCTTGGGTGGTGCAGTTGCAAATTTAATTGGACAAATTATCTCCTGGTTTCTGTCTTTGGGGATGATCGTAACGAAAATTATCGATGCAATTTTTGGTACCGATTGGACTGCTGGCCTTGAAGGTTTGAAAGGTACTGTCCTTTCGTGGGGGAAAAACGAGAATTCAATTACGTTAAATCGAAACGCACCAGAGATAAATTATAGGGTTGATATGACAGATGCATTTGATGGTGGGTATAATGGGGGGAGCAAATTGTTTAATTCAAAGGATGAGAAAAATGAATTACAAGACCCGTACACTAATTTTATAGATAATTCTTCAGGCAACCCTTTGATTAATCCTACCGTTAATCCTCTTGACAATTCGAATAATTCAGACCTTTACGACAATGTATCAACAACTGCCGATAATACAAGTAAAATGGCTGAAAAAGTGAATATAAGTGATGAGGATCTGAAATATCTCCATGATGTGGCAGAGCGGGATGCAATTAATCGATTTACAACCTCGGAAATTAAGGTTGACATGATCAATAACAACAGTATCAAAGGAACGAGAGATATCGACGGAATTGTAGAATACCTAAAAAATGAAGTTGAAACAGCAATGAGCAGTTCCGCAGAGGGGGTGTAGAATGTATAAGTTTTATATGGGAAAGGTGTTGCTGCCAATTCCTCCATCAAAGCTGCAAACGACAATAAATAATCAGAATAAAACAGTTAATTTGATGAACGAGGGTGAAGTCAATATAATAAAAACTCCGGGTCTTACCTCCATTAAGTTTGATATAATCTTACCCCTGTATACGTGGTATCCTTTTGCTAAGTATGAAAATTCTTTTCAACCGGCAGGGTATTATCTGGAATATTTTGAAAAGCTTAAATTCATGGGCACACCATTTGAGTTTATAGTAAATAGATACAAAGAAAATTCTGAACCAATAATGAGTCGGGATATTATGTGGACAAATATGCTGGTAGTGTTAGAGAACTACACGTTTACAGAATCAAAAGACAATGCGCCGGACTTGGATGTTTCTATTGAATTAAAAGAATATATAAAGTATGAGACCCTGGTTAAGAAATTCGACATCAAGACAAAAAAAGAATTAAGCAGTACAAAAAAAGAAAATAAGGCAAAGAATACGATTCCGAACACTTACACTGTAAAAAAAGGAGATACTCTATGGGCGATAGCCAAGAAGCTTCTTGGAGATGGTGCGAAGTGCTGGAATCTCGCAAAATTAAATGGAATTAGTAATCCCAATAAGCTGTCTGTTGGTCAGGTACTGAAGATACAGGATGTAAAAGCATCTTCTGCACCGGCTTCCGCATCGAATCCTACAAAGACCAGCTCACCTACAAAGAATAATTCATCCTCTAATACGAACACCTCTACGAAGCCTAC from Anaerocolumna sp. AGMB13020 encodes the following:
- a CDS encoding ABC transporter permease: MRLGFKIGARFLKSNIGQTILIILGISIGVSVQIFIGSLIQGLQKSLVDKTIGNASQITVTADAADKKINDYDEIIKLIQSADKDITTIAPVSDHPVFLDREEDAASLLLRGFDLASADEIYDLKKQLVEGSMPEGRNEVILGTDIKDKYGLHTGEDVKVITPEKELITLKIKGFYDLKVKSINTTWAITNLETSQEIFKEVGKITSIEIQVEDSAVFSADIIGNSISTALQGRDVSITNWKEQNEQLLSGLKGQSISSYMIQIFVLISVVLGIASVLAISVLQKSKQIGILKAMGMKNRMACYVFLSQGIILGGFGAVLGIVLGLGLSYGFSTFALNPDGTPIVALYLNKGFISISVLVALLSSVAASLLPAVKSSRLNPVDIIRNN
- a CDS encoding ABC transporter ATP-binding protein, with the protein product MKHVMELKNINKIYGSEIQNQVLYDINLNIEKGSFNSIIGQSGSGKTTLLNIMGTLDQPTSGEIHVNGLKINKLPVNQLAEIRNRTIGFIFQFHYLLPEFTALENVLMPYEIQYGKGGKKRRSEAEEYLELVGLKDVINNPSSKMSGGQQQRTAIARALMNSPEIILADEPTGNLDSDSAETIYELLRKINGEKGTTFVIITHDNRIAEKTDRIIEIKDGRIVTDTNRI
- a CDS encoding helix-turn-helix domain-containing protein → MGLKENLKAKRIELDLTLEEVANKVGIGRSTLHKYENGTIPNIPSERIESLAAALGTTPARLMGWDTTEDTIISKELLMSKEALASIKNFSTNVDSKTGITMMDIFNKLISDIEFTKSIDLLLTFKTRTEKEWEEMEDAFYKLSSEEKHKLNVDTLKDFSLERIMERMRTAVMNTINADIRGYYHIKTEDEELKVSIRKGNTSIFQ
- a CDS encoding sigma-70 family RNA polymerase sigma factor, which gives rise to MSNEELIELIKKGEDVTGNMSQLYRRNQGIIFSIVKKYSYACKASYGCAAIIELEELMQEAYFGLVKAVEKYDVTQGVLFMSYAPFWIRQAIKRFLEDSGQFIRVPVHTQEKIHRYNQLSSHYMYNLNRQPTKEEFASTLQMSVKEVEQLQRFMYRNKVSSLDRVVADGADEDISYSETVPGETDVETEVVEKVANQQLKDELWIVIDKILKDEKKMQLIRMRYIDNRNMEDIGKYYNISRTAVKQSIDYSLKLIKRNAQIRQLAVQTGLWDENKPFTEEKIKRLCKWGHYEGLDEKELNYAKQRGWVPEQHIK
- a CDS encoding ImmA/IrrE family metallo-endopeptidase translates to MDYNIIKLTTLEVFQKCNIKSFPIDCTEVLEAYGMKIEPYSAQKPKKYEKCMSFSKDAFTLKKTVYYNDAQLPGRIYFSLAHEIAHIALKHSEPRTPLHEKEADTFASFFIAPRIAIHYAACKNYVQVSKQFDISYEAAHYAFNDYRRWHRKSIHTLDALDKTIYNHFYNKEYNGFVYRIANCHFCGQELYNTEEPHCKKCEKLFHSSNHYSSYSVHNDDFLIAESNWLYGEQ
- a CDS encoding helix-turn-helix domain-containing protein; the encoded protein is MYEVYELLLSEKGCRTADVARETGINQTVFSEWKKGKSTPKSDKMQKIADFFNVPLEYLLGKNGIVTCQECGMMYYASDITERRTHDEFHRKYLLASRFYGDFYPLPVIENEKNKYLNLASNYDNSFETRVNAWIEVIRAYFSRSLSGWNYELEHPTFDNYAAMLLNTKTIEDRINDTAVYTRLVRMYGTQEGLEEGKTNLLMPQASRLHSQSPYENSEDENMLLKEFNKLNEKGKSVAVNRVTELTYIPQYTDNNPSMPKKKERYVPTEEDIRSLVARNGKKMTREEAIEFITEMYSDDDE
- a CDS encoding phage scaffolding protein — its product is MKWIRKLIEGALINGDGRIDLESLMKQINEEFPRNAVPKSEFNQAKKKLKTAMAAIEILRESKSEKEMLLEIIKQQEATIQKLQYDVVNTIKSYSLNKQFGKAGIQDPDYLSYRQRGLDGFQLENKEKPMVIEELIKSLKEELDGKGYC
- a CDS encoding phage tail terminator family protein, whose amino-acid sequence is MVKDIVNGIVAMLEATYGEDIHIYTDGVQNELTMPCFLVKLIKGSRKQMMSNRLYLEHSFDIQYFPGTVNKNSEISEIVPGLSALEYIMSDGKLLRGTKMNYEITEEILHFYVQYNCFAYTSKEESDKMQSFNVKSDLRN